Within Desulfobacterales bacterium, the genomic segment AAGGAAATGGTCGACTATCTGTCCAATAACGGGGTGATGTTCTATGTCTGCAAGGCCTGTGTCGACAAGCGGTTGCTTGACCCCGATGAATTCATCACCGGCTGTGAACTCAAGGCGGCCCCTGAATATATCGATCTGATGGCTGAGAACGAAAGGACCTTCATGGTCTGATCGTAACCACCGGCAGGCCGGGATCTCCTGCTCCCGGTTGGCTGGGACTACTCGTGGATCATGGTATTTCCGGATTGACACTTCACCCGGGACCCGGTATAGGGGAGCATGGCCAGGGGGTGCGGCTTATCTGGTGCCCGCTCGGAAATGAGGAGCATATCCGGACGGGCACCAGTTACCTTGAACAGAGGGCTTTGTATATCAATGGCCAAAGGGAACCGTCCCTATATCGCGCTTGGGAGCAGGCTTTGTCGTCTTCCCGAAGTTCTCACCCTGGGAGTGCGGCCCAATTTTTTTGATTATTCGCCCGATGAAAGGCAATTGATGGCCGCGGCGGAGGTGATTCTCTATCCCACCCTGAATTACGCCCAGTTCTTCACCACCATTAACAAAAAAATCTTTCCCAGCATCGAGACCTATCTCTATCCCGATGATAAGATCAAACAGACCACCCTGTTTTCCATGCTGGGCATCCCCCATCCCCGCACCCGGTTCTACTTCCGGCCCCGGGCCGAGCAGATTCTCAACGATTTTACCTTTCCCTTTGTTGCTAAAAAACCACGCTCCTCGGCCTGTGGCCGGGGGGTCTACCTGATCCGCGGGCCAGAGGAGCTTGACAACTACCTTGCCCGAAACAACAAGGTTGCCTATATCCAGGAGTTCCTTCCCCATCACCGCGACCTGCGGGTGATCCTGATCAACTATCAATGCGTGCTGGCCTACTGGCGGCTGAGCGCCCCGAACGAGTTTCGCACCAACACCCACCAGGGCGGGGTGATTGATTTTGACGGTATTCCTCCGGCGGCGGTGGCCCTGGCGGAAGAATATGCCCGCAACTGCAAATTCAATGACGTGGGGCTTGATCTTATCCAGGGCCAGGGACAATGGAACCTGATCGAGGCCAACATGATGTACGGCCGGACAGGGCTGAGGATGAAGGGGATGGTACTCAAGGAGATCATCCGGGAAAAATTGCTTGCCGGGACTCTTTTCAGTTAGATTAGTGTCTGTCTCGCTTCGCTCCGCACGGGTCTGTTTACTCGGCACAGTTAAGGTTAAAGCCCCCGCCTTCAGGCGGGTAGATTTATCACTTCCAATGGAATCCGGTTGGAAGGGAAGAGTTTTTTTACTTCGTGCTCGTGAACGTACTCGTGAACGTAAACGTGATCGAGACAAGAAAAAAATAAATATGTTGCGAGCAAGCAGGATGGATTATCAAGGAGAGTCGCTCGATAACTGGACTTGTCGTTCGCCAAAGGCACTTATGTTCGTGTACGAGTACGTTCACGTTCACGA encodes:
- a CDS encoding ATP-grasp domain-containing protein, which produces MAKGNRPYIALGSRLCRLPEVLTLGVRPNFFDYSPDERQLMAAAEVILYPTLNYAQFFTTINKKIFPSIETYLYPDDKIKQTTLFSMLGIPHPRTRFYFRPRAEQILNDFTFPFVAKKPRSSACGRGVYLIRGPEELDNYLARNNKVAYIQEFLPHHRDLRVILINYQCVLAYWRLSAPNEFRTNTHQGGVIDFDGIPPAAVALAEEYARNCKFNDVGLDLIQGQGQWNLIEANMMYGRTGLRMKGMVLKEIIREKLLAGTLFS